GGAGTTTTACATTACGGCATGAAATCTCCGGACGGGCTTGAAATGTGGGGTAGGTTCGTTTATCGCGAAATCGTACCGCCGGAACGGATCGTTTTCGTAGATTCTTTTTCGGATCAAAACTGCGGAGTTACGCGACATCCCTTGAGCGAAACCTGGCCTCTCGAAGTATTGAACGTACTTACTCTCACCGAACAAGAGGGAAAGACGGTAGTTACGATTAAGGCAGGCCCGATTAACGCAACGGAAGAAGAAATCAATGCGTTCTTAGGCGGATATGAATCGATGCGGAAAGGTTTTGCCGGGATCTTCGATCAGCTTGCCGTGCATCTTGCAAAGACTTGAAACCTACAGAATATTTTTATCTGGTTCGGAGGAAGCGCAGGATCTCTTCGAGGAGTTCCAGGCGAAATGCTGATTTTCGTAGGACTCGATATATAATAAGGAGAAAGAATTTGGCGCAAGGAAATACGAATATTTCGGATACGGCCGATAGAGAAATCTCAGCAACACGAATCTTTAATGCACCTCGCGAATTAGTTTGGAACGCTTGGACGGATCCAAATCACGTAGCACAATGGTGGGGTCCGTTCGGATTTAAGAGTACCGTGCATGAAATGAACGTGAAACAAGGAGGAGTTTGGCGTATTACGATGCACGGTCGCGACGGAATCGACTACCCGAATAAGATCGTTTATCTTGAAGTCGTAAAGCCGGAACGATTAGTATATTCTCATGGATCGGATGATAAGGAAAATCCCGGAGATTTCCATGTGACGGTGACCTTTACCGAGCAAGAAGGGAAAACGGAACTTTGCATGCGTTTACTCTTTAAAACGGCAAAAGATCGCGATCGACTAGTTAACGAATTCGGAGCGATAGAGGGATTGAAGCAGACGTTAGATCGCCTCGCGCAATTTTTGGCTAAGGTGGCTTGATTTTATCCTATGGGAAATGACGGGGAACTTCTTATAACTCGCATCTTCGATGCGCCGCGAGAGATCATATTCAAACTTTGGACAAACCCGGAATATACAAAACAATGGATGGGCCCGCGGGAACATCCGGCAGTTTATGTTGAACAAGATCTCAGACCCGGCGGAGTTTGGCGTACTTGT
The Leptospira fainei serovar Hurstbridge str. BUT 6 genome window above contains:
- a CDS encoding SRPBCC family protein, encoding MKTENITTQIEGKEFIISRVFDAPRDLVWKAWTEQGRMTQWWGPKGFNTSVAKLDLRPGGVLHYGMKSPDGLEMWGRFVYREIVPPERIVFVDSFSDQNCGVTRHPLSETWPLEVLNVLTLTEQEGKTVVTIKAGPINATEEEINAFLGGYESMRKGFAGIFDQLAVHLAKT
- a CDS encoding SRPBCC family protein produces the protein MAQGNTNISDTADREISATRIFNAPRELVWNAWTDPNHVAQWWGPFGFKSTVHEMNVKQGGVWRITMHGRDGIDYPNKIVYLEVVKPERLVYSHGSDDKENPGDFHVTVTFTEQEGKTELCMRLLFKTAKDRDRLVNEFGAIEGLKQTLDRLAQFLAKVA